A region of the Pseudoprevotella muciniphila genome:
GGCAGCCTGAGTGGATCTTCTCAGTTCTGTAGAAATGTTCATTTGTCGGATACCTTTATTAAACTGCAAAGATACGACTTTTTTATGTAATTGAAAGTGTGTATAAAGTGGAGTCAATATCCGTCAACTGATGCATCACAAAAAACCGACGTGGTAAACGTCGGTTTTAGTCAAATCTTCTCTGTCAAAAAGAAATTTAATCGATAGTGACAGGTTTTATGCCTGTAGGAGCACTGCCCTTGATAATCTGGCAATCTTCAGCCACACCAACGAACGTGTGTTCCGTTGGGCTACTGCTGGTCGTCTCATACCAGTTACTGTCGAAGTCGTAATAGGTGCAACCGCTTTCAGGCACATAGATGTATTTCACATTGGGGCAGTTCTCGATGGCCCAAGGCTCAACCTTTTTCACACTTGAAGGAATAACCACATTGAATGCGTTGGGGTGGTAGTAGAGAGAGTTCTTGTCAAGAACGGTGAGAAGATTGGAGAATGTAACCCACTTCATGCCCAGAGGCACATAATAAATGTTGATTTCATCGCCATTACGTCTGTAAACGATGCCATTTTCGCTGTAAAGATCGGTGTTGTCCGATTTCACATGGATGGCCTCAATGTTTGTGCCATAGTAGTTCAAGCCTATATTGTCTTCTGTGCCAAGTCTGGAAACACTCGCGGGGAGGTATAATTCCTTGACGCCCGAAGGAACATCGCTTGTGGGATTGACGCTTTCAATCTGCATTTTGCCGTCAATACTATAGGGAATGGAAACTATGGCATCTGTCTTCTTGATTTTTACTACGGAAACAAAGCCGTTGTGCCAAGAATAGTCAAAGTCATCGCGCACCATAAGCACTTCGTCAACTTCTAAAGGCTGCAGTTCTGTTTCGTAATTTGCCACAGAGGCAATCTCGAAGTAGCGTTTGTTTGTGGTGTCAACAACACGCCAGCGCTTATCTATTTTGACGTAGTTCCAGGCATGACCACCATAGAGACCACCGCCCATGTGCAACATTCCGTTAATGTTCAGCGCACGCAGACCGGCGGCATAGCACATGACACGGGTAAGATTGGAATAACCCTGGCAGTTGCCCAACTTTTGGGTAAAAGTGAAATATGCAGTCTGTCCGATGTTTGTACCATCGATGTCGTATTTCACGTTTTTGGTAATCCAATCGTAGATAGCCTTGAATTTTTGGTCGTCTGTGGTACAACCCTCAATGATGTATTGCACCTCATCTGCAATTTCCGCATATTGTTCATCGGTAATTTCTACCATGCCCAGCGTAGTACCCACATTTTCGTCAGCACGAGCCAGCATGCGGTAGAAACCTGCTGCCAAGGAGTACTTTCTCGAATAGCATTCCGCACCGTCGCTCTCAGCAAAGAGGCTCTCGTCAACATCCTTAGTCTGATTTTGAATAGGATTTGTAACAGATGCTTCTGCGAGCACCTCCTCGTCCAAATCGCTGCTGCAAGAACCTAAAAGCAAGATACTTGCCAATAAAGGAAGAATAGTGTAAAGAATCTTCATATCACGAATTATTTATGGTTATAATTTTGACGCAAAATTACAAAATTCTTTATTGCAACACTTTATAAATCACAAAATAATCGAGAATGAAAAAGATTTTGAATTTTGAGGAAATTATGAAGACTCAATGAACGCCTGACTTCAAAGAAGAAGTCTGCGCATGGAAATAAAGACAATTAATGCACTTGATGTTTGCACACCATTTCAACAGCACGCTTTCGCAACAAAACTTTTTGCTTGTCAGTCATTGAGCGAAACGGAATAAGCACGTTACAGTGCTTGTCGATGTATGCATGTACACAATCGCTGTGTTCCTCCTCTTTTCCATGCCCATATAGGTATTCACAGTAGTTGTAATAACGAGTCAGGCGTGCAACGCCATCTTCGAAGTCATGCATAATGATGCCGCTGCGATTGGAGAGAGTATAAACTCCAAGGCCATGTGAGACTTTTTCAATTGCATCATGGTCTATGTTCTCGTCCGTAAAGACAGTAAGATGCCCTTGTCTTGTCACCAACTCAAAGCACTCATGGTTTTCTGTATCTACCAGATATACCCAACCAAGTGTAGGCTTTTTATGCGCAAAGAAAAGCATACCCTCTTTGCAATCGCTAACGTTGAATTCTTCGTCGTTGGCATAGCATTCCATCAGTTCTTCGTATGTCCAATGTTGGCGTTTATTCATTAGTTTTTTGTTTCTTTAAACATTTTCCAGTTTTTCCAAATCCATGGCACAACCTTCTTGCTTATTGTATACACCCCTTTTAATACCACGCTCTAAAATCGTATTCTATTCCCTTTTTTCACACCATTGCCTCATATAGAAGTCGGCACTGCCTTTATGTTCATGAAATCGTTCGTACATTGCTTCCACGAGAGCCTTTCCGTTCTTTGTTCCTGTTCGGAGCATTAGTTTCTTGGTGTTTTCTTTATCCCAGATGTGGTTATGTTCCACCTCTCCGTGGCGATTGTATTCGTAGTCAATCTCACTACCCCAAAAGTAATGATTCATTCCACACTCACCATCTTCATAAACAAAATCAAGATGTTCACCCACCTTGGCTTTCTTTTCATAGATAGTGACTTCGTAGTGCTCATGCTTGGGCTTATAGCCATAGTATTTCTTATGGCCCATGTTGCTAATCTGCAATTAGTTCGTAAGGAGTGTATTCAGGAAACCAGCGGTCAAGTATATCATCCACTTTTGTTTCCATTTCTGGAGTGATGTGCTTGCACACCTTCTGGTAGGCTACAGAGATTGATGCTATCTCATCAAACCACCCAATAATAGGTAGCCGCTTCGCATCAAGGATGTCAATTGGAAACACAAGGTAAGACAGCGCAGAAAACACAAGCAACTTGTCTGCCTTTGGCGTGTCTTTGCTCTTCATCACAAAGAATAGCAGCAATACAGGTCTTGTTGTTACCCGACCTGCTTTTATAGCAAATGTGCTCAACTTGTCCCAAAAGACATCATAATTGATAAAATTTCTCTTGTTCATACTCATTGCGTTTATTGGTTATGGGTATAGAGGGTATAGACAGGAAAAATCTATCATTGCAATTATATATTTTGTCCTCAGCGTACCACTATTTATTGAAGTATTATAGCTGCCCGCAATTTACGGACAGCTACTATTTCTTGCACTCTATTGCATACTTTAACCATTTAAATGGTCACGAGCCCATTTTGCTTCTTTTATCCAATGCTCCTGTTCTGAGCCAGAGGAAATTCGAGCCTGATGTTCATACCATTCAACATCTGCCATGGTCGCATTCTTTACGCCTGAATAATCTAATGCATTATAGTTAAAATGCTGACGATATTCTGCAATCAAGCCCCCCTTATCTTCAATATGTTGATTCAGGCGCTCAAGACAATTGTTATAAGTTGGTTCAATACCCTGATCCTTGAGTTCTTGTGCCACTTGTTTGCCATATTCTATAAATTTGGCGCGAAGGGCACCATTTGGATGAGTGTTTCCACCCTCTGTAGAACCAAGGGATGCCTCAAAATTATCAATATTCATACCTTCTATGCCAGCATGAACACCTGCAAAGAAATCACATGCCAATTCCTCTTCCCATGCATCGTTGTACGCACCTTGCAAAGTGCGGTGAGCACATTCATGCGTATAAATGAGAGTAAGAGAATCTTCGCCAGAGATACCAAGAGACATTAATTGCTGACGGTTAAAGCCAAACACATCGTCATTATATGTTCTCGTGTCATTTGGCCACACACAAGCACCGTGTGCATTGATAATTGGAACTTCGGGTATACCGAAAAATTTGCATGCACGATGCACAGCATTTACAACCATCTCGTCTGGGAGTGTTTTGTCTCTTAAATTATCTCCTTTCTCTAAATTTGCCAACGAAGAGTTACGTTCTGACTCTTCAAGCTTCGTAGTGTCTTTTGACAACTGCTCTAAGGGGCTTTCTTGTCTTGTTCTTTCAAAATTATGTTCTTCGATGTTCATGACATTAATTGTTTTTTAGTTTCAGAATACCACGCATCATAAATTTTCCTTCTGCTGTCGCTTTTCTCGCCATATTGGATCATAAGGCATTGTCGCGTAACCAGCATATGTTTTTCTTCAATAGAGACTTTTTCCGAAACAAATCTATCAAGCAAAGAATCTAATTCCTTGAAATTTTTTGCTTTGCTCACGGCTTGTTCCAAATAAGTTCTTGCAGACAGTAATTCTACGACAAGATTCGATAAAAGACTAAAGTTGTTGTCATCCCATATTGTACTTTCGCCTTTTGATATTTCATTAGCAATGTTAACAATCTCAATTTTCAATGATGTTGGAATTCTACAGTTTATAATTTTTTTTAGAATAAGATCAATATTGCATACAATAGGAGGGTTAACTCTTCCACTTATTAGCATTTTCAATATTTCTGTAAGCAATGCTTTGTCACTACATTGACCACCTAATTCCTTTATCTGTTTGAAGGCAGTCCGCTCTCCTTTATACATATCAACTTTACACAACACGGGGGATACCCAATCATTTTGATATACGACAGCAACTCCAGTGGGCAACTTTGCTATTTCGTCAATTTGATAGTCCTTCATGCTTGCCGCCTTACCAGAAACAACACGATCGTTTCCATCTGGCAGACGCATTATAATTTTTGTATTTGTGTTCTTGATTGCAGCAGGGGCAACTGATGTGGGTGATTGATCTACTATGACGAAGCTTTCACCGTATGTACGCATTTCGGCTATGGCATTGGTTATCATCTCAACTGATTTTCCAGCAACATTGCTGCCCTCCATTGACTGTTCCGTTGATGTACGTTTCAATATATTATGTGCTTCTTCCAATACAGTAATGTGTCGTAGAGCGCTATTAGATTCTTTTGCCATTGACATCCTGTATTCATTTAGTCGCATTATTAAAAATCCCATAATGAGTGATTTGGTCTCTTGTGACCCAATACGGCTCAAATCGACAATTACATTCTCATCGAATAATTGCTTGTCACTCAAATCTTCAGAGGAAAAGATTTCTCCATTTAGTCCATTAGTCAGCGATTCTACTCTTGTTACTAACGAACCCGTGTAATTGCTTTTTACCTCTTCTGAATAAGCTGAAACTTCAATGGATAGTTCAAGTTGTTGTAGGAGATCTGCAAATGTCGGGAAGAATTCTTTTCCATAATAATTGATAGATGTCCTTAAATCCCATCCACATTTTTCATAACTTGACAAAACAGCTTTTTTCATAATAGCAGGCATAGCTGCATACATTGGCCAACACACATTAAATATTTCAACTAACCTATCAACATGCTCTAACACATGTATGCCATTATCAACGTTTGGGAATTGAAATGGATTGATATGCAATAGTTTTGTTAGTCTTGGATTGGTGCCATACACATTGACATTACCAAACACATTTTTATACTCGCCTTTTGCTGGTTCTATTATTAGGAAGTTGGCACCAGAAGAGCGTGCTTCGTCAATAAGCCTATATACCGTTTCACTCTTTCCGCATCCTGTCGAGCCAGTGATAAAAACGTGCTTTGTAAGACTTTCTTTTTGAAGAGTCACTCGGTTTTGAGGGCACTTTAATCCGTAGTCAAACACACAACCCAAATCTAATCCTTTTTGAATTTGATGGCTATAACGAACAACCTCCTTGGCCAAAGAAATATGTTCAACTACCGGCACGCCAGAAACAGAATTAAGCGGGAGATTTATCATTGCCGATAGTTCTCTAGTTGTTAGTAGTGTTGCAAGTTGTGAGAAATCAGTACCAAAAGGGTGACTAAAATACTTACCTTCTTCTCTTGTATACCTTATCGTCAAAGAAGATGTTTTTGCTGTTCCTTTAACAAAGCCATCAGCATCAGCAAGAGCTTTTGTAACGTCATGGGATCGAATAGGTTCTAATGATGATTCTTTACCATTGAATAGCGATTTTATTAACCATGACGCAGCAGAGTCTTTTTTTTGTGTAAAGAGATAGCAGTACACATTCCATGCCCCAGTCGCTTTAGCCATTTCATAGCGTTGTTCATAGGAAGCTAATTGGCGACAAGCAGCTTCAACATGTTTGTTAATAAGTGTTTTACTGATACCTTCTGAAATACCTTCAGAAAAGCTGGTACTTTTGGTGTCGCTCTGAGATTTTCCACCGCTTACAGATGCTGTTTCGCTTTCTGTATTTTGGGGAATAAAATCTTCAAATCCGAAAATCCATTTGAGAAAATTAAATTCTCGCTTTGAAGTACTGATAGAAACTGCTTTGCTCCAATTATCTGATGTTGTATTGGATTTACTAATAGATTCCGTCTTGTTCTTCTGAATAGACTGAGTTATGTTCATTGATTTTACAGATTCTAATTGACCTGCAATTTCGCGGCACTGAATAAGTAGATTCTCAATCCTGTTACTTTCCACGGGATCTGCAGTTACAAGATATGCATATTCCTGCCCTCGCATTCCTTGCATAACTTGTTCTATTGTTGTAACAGAAGCATCTTTTGCATCTGTCACAGTGGGAATGCCCGTAAAAGCAGTGACTTGCTTGTATTTCTTTGCAAAGAATTCTTTCTGTACATCATCCTCTTCATCAACTTTTTTCGTTACAAGCCCTGGCCAACAACTTCTTGAAAAATCTTGTAGTTCGCCGATTTCTCTTCTAACATTATCTTTGGTCGAACCAAGATCCCGCAAGCCAAGATATAAATTATTTTTCACACCATCACCTATGACTAGAAATGTCAGCCGTCTGTTTGGTATAGCGCATGATTGAAGAATCTTCTGTATATAGAAGAAACAACTGGCCTCTCCATTAATGGCTGGTTTCCCAACTTGCTCAACTTTCATCCATGAAATAGGAGCAAATGAAGAAGATTGGGATGCATTATCCTGTATCACCTCTATAATGGGATGTTTTACAGATAAAGCATCCAGATAATTCTTTTCTAGACAGCAATTCAATGATTGTGCTATCATCGATGCCGCAACGACGTTTTTAGCATTTTCAATGTTTTTTGACATTTGACGCTGCCCGTCTTCATAATTTAGACCTTCATTCATTTTCCTATCCTCCTAAAAACATACGCATCGTAGCATATCGGATATATTCTTCTGTTTTTTCAATTACAAAATCACAAACGCTCTTCTTCAGAGAATCTATTCCAGAAATGTTTACATCATTTTTTAGGAAATAGTTCCAATCAGAATCACTAAATATTGAATAATAATGATCCTGATAATATTTGTAATGCCGCTCTAGTGCATCATTAGACCTATTCCTTTTTAGGTTAAAACCCACCATAATTCCCCAGGAGTCATCAGACACCGCATCATAAATGACGTGACCATCTCCTTCTGCTGTAAATTTATTTATGAGTTTTGTAATACCACTCTCCCACAGTTTGGCGGAAATTTTCACATCAAAATCTTTGGGAACTAGCTTGTCACTATACTCATAATCACTAAACGCCTCTTGTATTCTTGAAAATATTTTGTTTAGGATTTTCTCCTTAATTAAAACATTACTTTGTTTTGCAAAATCATAAGATCGATAACTTTCAAAGGCTGATCTAAACCGCGCTATTAAAGCTGCAACAGTAGGGGAATAACTATCAAACTCGTCTGTTCCTTTTATGTTACCGAGTTTCCAGTCGTACATAACACTAAAAGCCCTACTTTTAATGCCATCTTTTACGATTGGGAATATTACTGCATTCAATTCTTTATGCCAATTGAAACCGTTTAGGATTGCATCCCTTGTTTTGCGAAAAGCCACCTTGTTTCCTTCATTTTTATAATCTATATAGCTAAGATGTGCAACACCTTCAGCAACAATAGAAGATGGGTCATTATCTCTAGGTAAGTATTTTTCGTCAAGGTCAAATACTTTCATGAAAATATCTCTCACAAAATCCATGCGTGATGCGCCTCCAGTAAGGAAAACGCATGAGACCTCTTTTCCTTTAAGATAATCGTTCTTGAATTTTTGTACAGCTTCCGTAACATTTTCGATATACGATTTTAACAATGTTCTTATGTCCCCAGATTCGATGCGAAAAGTTTTCTCTCCTTCACATTGCACCTTTTCAGAGGAGGTAAGATAACCAATATCTGTTGGACAGGAAAGACGAATACTTGTTTGTTTTGAATAAAACTCCTCTTTTGCTTTACGAAAATCAAAAAGAATTCCATTATATGGATTGGATTTGGGATTTCTACCATACAACTGATAAAATTTCTGATATTCTTTATCATTACAGTTCTCTAAAGCATAACGCATTATTCCTTTTTCCACTGCACTGGCGCCCAAATCTGTTCCTTCTGTGCCATCTGCAATAGGTTGTGTGAGACTGAGGCTACAGTATGTAAAATCTATAGTACTTGAACCGTAATCAACAACGAGTACACCGCTTTTCTTAGCGTGCTCATCTACTGTTGTCATAATACCCGTTCTTGCTCTATAATATGCGGCAATTGACTCTTTGTATGCTCCTGCGATTGGCATACCAGCTTCTGCTGCCATTGATATATAAAGATTCTCTTCTTTATCCCATGAATTATTTGACGGACGTGCGATAAAAACAACATGATTCCCGTCATTTAAAGTTGCATTTTGCCCCCTGATACCATTATAAACTCCTCTCATAAAGGAAACCATCATATTTTTCTCTTCTGCATTCATTAAACTGGGACGCTTTTTGAAAGAAATCTGAATTTTTTTTGCACTTCCCATCCAATCTATAGCTTCTTCTCCAATAACAACATTTTCTTTTCCCTCTTGCAAAATAATAGCCACGGCAGAAGGAACAACGTGATGCCCTGGAATAATATCAATCTTATCTACTTTTTTTAGGGTAATATCATATAATGCTGCTGCTGTTTCTCCATGACCGAAATCAATTCCGATTACATATTTTGTGTTATTGTCGTTTATTTTATGCATAGGTGTTTCTTTAATACTATTATCCGTTTTATGAATAACGTAAATAATTTTTGAATAATACTCATTTATTCTTCAATTATTGGTTTTGTTGTTCAGGGACATATACTATTCCTTTTTCCACGACTATTTCTTTACTTTCGCCATCCGTTTTTTTTGTAATTGCAGGTAAATACATGGTTTCACTATCAACTTTGGGGTTAATTTTGTAAGAGAAATACGAACGGGTCTCTGGTGATAGTTTTACTATCTTATATCCATAGTTCTCAAAGTCAGCAATCAATGATTCAACATACTTATTATTGCTACTTTCACCATTGTTGTTTTCTTTCCAAAGATACCTTAAAGTAGAAAGCAGTTGTGGGTACATCTTGTCTAGAGTGCATTCTTGCAGGAGTTTCTCATAATGCTTTTTCATTTCCTCGCGATTATTCTTAACTCGATTAAGGATGTTATCTATTTCAGAACAGACGGTTTCAAGTTCTCCAATAATTCCATTTATAAGTTCTTCAGTGATGGGCTGAGAATTATCGGTTTCTTTTTCTGCATACCTTCCATTGATAGATTGAACTATTATAAACTGCCAATCTGGTATCCATGTCTTTTCTTTTTGTTTAGAAAGCCTTACGTAGTCGATACTTTCATTAATCGATGTATCATATGAAGGAAGATGTATACGAATTAATGAATTTAACAATTTCACATCAGTGTCTATCAGACTAAGGCGAACTTCATTATCTCCTGCAAGAAGTTCCAAGAACGTAGCTTTCAACATCTCTTGAATTTTCTGAAAATCGCGAGGAAGTTTCTTGCCACGCAGTTGATTGCGGAGTTCATCTTTCGATTGCTCGAATAATTGTTTTAAACTAATTGCTTCCATGTCGTTTCAAATTATGTTATTATTTGGTTTGTCTATTTCTTTCTTCAACTCTTGGAATAGAGATTCCGGCGACACATCTAAATCTGGCATGTCACAATCAATTCCTTCTGTCTTTTCAACAATTTCAGGATTATCTTTAATATCAGATACTATATCCAATATCTCTTGAAACTCCTCATTGTTAATATAGTTTTCAATAATACTCTTTTCTATAGGAATTGCATTGCCATCTAGATATGCAGCAAGCATTTCGTCCGTAATGAATTGCTCAAAGTCTTTCATACCCAATCCTCCTTTCTGCCCATCACGA
Encoded here:
- a CDS encoding YkvA family protein, with translation MNKRNFINYDVFWDKLSTFAIKAGRVTTRPVLLLFFVMKSKDTPKADKLLVFSALSYLVFPIDILDAKRLPIIGWFDEIASISVAYQKVCKHITPEMETKVDDILDRWFPEYTPYELIAD
- a CDS encoding Hsp70 family protein → MHKINDNNTKYVIGIDFGHGETAAALYDITLKKVDKIDIIPGHHVVPSAVAIILQEGKENVVIGEEAIDWMGSAKKIQISFKKRPSLMNAEEKNMMVSFMRGVYNGIRGQNATLNDGNHVVFIARPSNNSWDKEENLYISMAAEAGMPIAGAYKESIAAYYRARTGIMTTVDEHAKKSGVLVVDYGSSTIDFTYCSLSLTQPIADGTEGTDLGASAVEKGIMRYALENCNDKEYQKFYQLYGRNPKSNPYNGILFDFRKAKEEFYSKQTSIRLSCPTDIGYLTSSEKVQCEGEKTFRIESGDIRTLLKSYIENVTEAVQKFKNDYLKGKEVSCVFLTGGASRMDFVRDIFMKVFDLDEKYLPRDNDPSSIVAEGVAHLSYIDYKNEGNKVAFRKTRDAILNGFNWHKELNAVIFPIVKDGIKSRAFSVMYDWKLGNIKGTDEFDSYSPTVAALIARFRSAFESYRSYDFAKQSNVLIKEKILNKIFSRIQEAFSDYEYSDKLVPKDFDVKISAKLWESGITKLINKFTAEGDGHVIYDAVSDDSWGIMVGFNLKRNRSNDALERHYKYYQDHYYSIFSDSDWNYFLKNDVNISGIDSLKKSVCDFVIEKTEEYIRYATMRMFLGG
- a CDS encoding ATP-binding protein, with protein sequence MNEGLNYEDGQRQMSKNIENAKNVVAASMIAQSLNCCLEKNYLDALSVKHPIIEVIQDNASQSSSFAPISWMKVEQVGKPAINGEASCFFYIQKILQSCAIPNRRLTFLVIGDGVKNNLYLGLRDLGSTKDNVRREIGELQDFSRSCWPGLVTKKVDEEDDVQKEFFAKKYKQVTAFTGIPTVTDAKDASVTTIEQVMQGMRGQEYAYLVTADPVESNRIENLLIQCREIAGQLESVKSMNITQSIQKNKTESISKSNTTSDNWSKAVSISTSKREFNFLKWIFGFEDFIPQNTESETASVSGGKSQSDTKSTSFSEGISEGISKTLINKHVEAACRQLASYEQRYEMAKATGAWNVYCYLFTQKKDSAASWLIKSLFNGKESSLEPIRSHDVTKALADADGFVKGTAKTSSLTIRYTREEGKYFSHPFGTDFSQLATLLTTRELSAMINLPLNSVSGVPVVEHISLAKEVVRYSHQIQKGLDLGCVFDYGLKCPQNRVTLQKESLTKHVFITGSTGCGKSETVYRLIDEARSSGANFLIIEPAKGEYKNVFGNVNVYGTNPRLTKLLHINPFQFPNVDNGIHVLEHVDRLVEIFNVCWPMYAAMPAIMKKAVLSSYEKCGWDLRTSINYYGKEFFPTFADLLQQLELSIEVSAYSEEVKSNYTGSLVTRVESLTNGLNGEIFSSEDLSDKQLFDENVIVDLSRIGSQETKSLIMGFLIMRLNEYRMSMAKESNSALRHITVLEEAHNILKRTSTEQSMEGSNVAGKSVEMITNAIAEMRTYGESFVIVDQSPTSVAPAAIKNTNTKIIMRLPDGNDRVVSGKAASMKDYQIDEIAKLPTGVAVVYQNDWVSPVLCKVDMYKGERTAFKQIKELGGQCSDKALLTEILKMLISGRVNPPIVCNIDLILKKIINCRIPTSLKIEIVNIANEISKGESTIWDDNNFSLLSNLVVELLSARTYLEQAVSKAKNFKELDSLLDRFVSEKVSIEEKHMLVTRQCLMIQYGEKSDSRRKIYDAWYSETKKQLMS
- a CDS encoding transglutaminase domain-containing protein, which translates into the protein MKILYTILPLLASILLLGSCSSDLDEEVLAEASVTNPIQNQTKDVDESLFAESDGAECYSRKYSLAAGFYRMLARADENVGTTLGMVEITDEQYAEIADEVQYIIEGCTTDDQKFKAIYDWITKNVKYDIDGTNIGQTAYFTFTQKLGNCQGYSNLTRVMCYAAGLRALNINGMLHMGGGLYGGHAWNYVKIDKRWRVVDTTNKRYFEIASVANYETELQPLEVDEVLMVRDDFDYSWHNGFVSVVKIKKTDAIVSIPYSIDGKMQIESVNPTSDVPSGVKELYLPASVSRLGTEDNIGLNYYGTNIEAIHVKSDNTDLYSENGIVYRRNGDEINIYYVPLGMKWVTFSNLLTVLDKNSLYYHPNAFNVVIPSSVKKVEPWAIENCPNVKYIYVPESGCTYYDFDSNWYETTSSSPTEHTFVGVAEDCQIIKGSAPTGIKPVTID